A genome region from Fervidobacterium changbaicum includes the following:
- a CDS encoding beta-galactosidase: MEIKDGKFIVDGKNRFLFSAELHYFRLEPEVWEDRLVKIKNAGFDAVSFYVPWFWHEPYEGFFDFSGLTDPKRNIVAFLEMVSRFNLKVIFKPGPYIMSELKNEGLPNWLYDRIPHAIAKTMKGTPHPTRVFSYLHPDYLSYVKRWYSEVSKVIKSFENVIMVQIDNEVGMLQWITSYGDYNEHTIEKFRTYLEEKQMKDLAKELLNWACGRTFSRNLVVAYHDFIREYYAEYLCNLRKFLSDEGINVPVIVNIHGFDMVEYAKRGKRYPIGVSQLYRASTDKNVILSGDYYIGNIVHENFSDLAIANAIMLSVQNPEQPLFSAEFQSGFQMDKPKLLPSTIDLTSRLCIGNGMNGINYYLFVGGDNPSDSALMGTYHDWQAPISRDGELRRSYYVIKDLISSIRSIEEELVNSKPVFDTYFGFIPDYYSTEHYKEHGLNAVSDIEFKRDVSIFDGVIRALKLLNYNIGGVNLRSPNLDLNIRSLWVFSYKWMPCHVQKILAEYVENGGKLVLFPEIPVEDEFGNECTILKDFLGIRSVSKRGWGTVYAFGIEVNAYHVEEYELEPLTYQFARDKKGNICGFIRNVGKGSVAVLGFGLELEREYKVDIVENVCSLLGISKALFIESRDFVDGYLREGTENFIVFLNNYDDYPKDVKLRLFTNYLGEFSVAARKGITLVVSKAELPNETGTKRQVQLL; this comes from the coding sequence ATGGAAATCAAAGATGGAAAGTTCATTGTTGATGGGAAGAACAGATTTTTGTTTTCTGCAGAATTGCATTACTTTAGGTTAGAACCAGAAGTATGGGAAGACCGTTTGGTGAAAATTAAGAATGCTGGTTTTGATGCAGTTAGTTTTTACGTTCCTTGGTTTTGGCATGAACCGTACGAAGGCTTTTTTGACTTCTCTGGCTTAACTGACCCTAAAAGAAATATTGTAGCTTTTCTCGAAATGGTTTCAAGATTTAACTTAAAGGTAATATTTAAACCGGGTCCATATATTATGTCCGAATTAAAGAATGAAGGCCTTCCGAACTGGTTGTACGATAGAATACCTCATGCAATTGCTAAAACGATGAAAGGCACACCACACCCAACAAGGGTTTTTTCGTATCTCCACCCAGATTACCTTTCGTATGTTAAACGATGGTATTCAGAGGTATCCAAAGTTATAAAGTCTTTTGAAAATGTGATAATGGTTCAAATTGATAACGAGGTCGGAATGCTTCAGTGGATAACTTCTTATGGCGACTACAATGAGCATACTATAGAGAAATTCCGCACTTATTTAGAAGAAAAGCAAATGAAAGATTTGGCAAAAGAGCTTTTGAACTGGGCTTGCGGACGAACTTTCTCCAGAAATTTAGTTGTTGCTTATCACGATTTTATAAGGGAGTACTATGCCGAATATCTCTGCAACTTGCGAAAGTTTCTTAGTGATGAAGGTATCAATGTGCCAGTTATTGTAAACATCCATGGTTTTGATATGGTTGAGTACGCAAAGAGAGGAAAGAGATATCCGATAGGGGTTTCTCAGTTGTACAGAGCGTCCACCGATAAGAATGTCATTTTATCGGGTGATTACTACATAGGTAACATAGTGCACGAAAACTTCAGTGATTTGGCAATTGCAAATGCGATCATGCTATCAGTACAGAATCCAGAGCAACCACTGTTCTCAGCTGAGTTCCAAAGCGGGTTCCAAATGGACAAGCCAAAACTTTTACCTTCAACTATTGACTTAACCTCAAGACTATGCATCGGAAATGGTATGAACGGGATAAACTACTACTTATTCGTTGGTGGAGATAATCCATCAGATTCAGCACTAATGGGGACCTACCATGATTGGCAAGCACCGATAAGCCGAGATGGTGAGCTAAGAAGATCTTACTATGTTATTAAGGACCTGATCAGTAGTATTAGAAGTATTGAGGAGGAGCTCGTAAATTCAAAACCTGTGTTTGATACTTACTTTGGTTTCATACCTGACTACTATTCAACTGAGCACTACAAAGAACATGGACTAAATGCTGTTTCTGATATTGAATTTAAAAGGGATGTTTCCATTTTTGACGGGGTTATAAGGGCGCTGAAATTACTTAACTACAATATCGGAGGGGTAAACCTAAGGTCACCAAATTTAGATTTGAACATCAGAAGCCTGTGGGTCTTTTCCTACAAATGGATGCCATGCCATGTCCAAAAAATACTTGCTGAATACGTTGAAAACGGAGGGAAACTCGTCTTATTCCCAGAAATACCAGTAGAAGACGAATTTGGCAATGAATGCACAATTTTAAAGGACTTTCTAGGAATAAGGTCAGTTTCTAAACGTGGATGGGGTACGGTTTATGCTTTTGGAATTGAAGTCAACGCTTACCACGTGGAAGAATACGAACTTGAGCCTCTAACTTATCAGTTTGCCAGAGACAAAAAAGGGAATATCTGCGGATTTATAAGAAACGTAGGAAAAGGCTCGGTAGCTGTTTTAGGTTTCGGATTGGAGCTCGAAAGAGAGTACAAAGTAGATATTGTTGAGAATGTGTGTTCGCTACTTGGAATTTCTAAAGCATTATTTATTGAAAGTAGGGATTTTGTAGATGGTTATCTCAGAGAAGGGACAGAGAACTTCATTGTTTTTTTGAACAACTACGATGATTATCCAAAGGATGTTAAGTTAAGGTTATTTACCAACTACCTCGGAGAATTTTCTGTGGCAGCTCGAAAAGGAATTACTTTAGTCGTGTCAAAAGCTGAACTGCCAAACGAAACCGGGACAAAAAGACAAGTACAATTACTGTGA
- a CDS encoding extracellular solute-binding protein, which produces MWNIRIDYEVLSNQILPPEISIYLNGKIPFVEARSIPLVQYWEYETTAFPKNRYGDETVPNQRITSDTISYVLKNPNGIDKFPLWFNISSPKVTLTVFVNSGKIAIKKLALERPARLIQFKEVAKKVGGKFSTNEKRVITLQAEKPYRKSEASINAVSVRSPEVVPYTTYNLLLNTFGGTNWSRPGQTVTYQFPVPQSGYYKIALKYLQNAKPNFTSYRTVYIDGRVVYSDLLEVPFEYTPNWRIYTLKSSDKTSDVVVYLSEGKHTISLEVNASVYVDVLYKLKSIIDYINKLALQVKYISGGSLDKNVEWEIKEYFPDIEKRFKSLINELEIIKKRVADANGNTWCAEYVSLNTAQMFLKRLAKNVNKIPNKLEMLVGSTGSVLSELSNAYNGLQEMPLTIDEIYIYTGNSIDGVVKPSFLKVFVEGLKRFVHSFKPERNLASAKDFDNKSVVLKVWVNRPRQYVDVLQQLIDSDFTRKTGIYVDVSIMRDEGKLILANAAKKSPDIALGISNWIPFEMGIRGAAYDLRRFPDFISFSRNFYPGSLLPYLYENHCFGLPETLDFYVLFYRKDIVDYLKIPLPKTWDDVKLVLPELQRNGLNFYIPLSGTSAFKAWMTTAPFIMQYHGKLFTDDGLRTAIDNPSTLKALKEMTELFTMYGMPAQVANFFESFRKGEIPLGVSNLNTYIQLSIAAPELRGLWSIAPSPGVEYNGVVERWQTGSAQAVAILNDTKYPVEAWEFVKWWLSKETQMNLVNRIVSTYGTEFLIIPSNRYAIDGIPLKTEHLKVVKEQFNWLQEVPKMPASYILEREISNIWNKVVLEGKPLKVAVDDGVIIVNKEFARKLEEFGYYKDGKPVKPFKIYTLQDVLNWYSQDLNTGNSKR; this is translated from the coding sequence TTGTGGAACATACGTATTGATTATGAAGTTCTTTCTAATCAAATATTACCACCGGAGATTTCTATTTATCTGAATGGCAAGATTCCTTTCGTAGAGGCACGTTCAATCCCCTTGGTTCAGTACTGGGAGTACGAGACAACGGCTTTTCCAAAAAACAGATATGGAGACGAAACGGTTCCAAATCAAAGGATAACGTCTGACACAATATCGTATGTGTTGAAAAATCCAAATGGAATTGACAAATTCCCGCTCTGGTTCAATATTAGTTCGCCGAAGGTTACTTTAACAGTTTTTGTTAACAGCGGGAAAATCGCCATTAAGAAGCTAGCCTTGGAAAGACCCGCGAGACTTATACAGTTTAAAGAAGTCGCCAAGAAAGTTGGTGGAAAGTTTTCAACGAATGAGAAACGTGTTATAACCCTGCAGGCGGAGAAACCTTATAGAAAAAGTGAAGCTTCGATCAATGCGGTTTCAGTAAGGTCCCCCGAAGTAGTTCCCTACACTACATACAATCTTCTTTTGAATACGTTTGGTGGTACCAACTGGAGTAGGCCCGGTCAAACCGTAACTTACCAATTCCCTGTTCCACAAAGTGGATATTATAAAATAGCACTCAAATACCTACAGAATGCAAAACCAAATTTCACAAGTTATAGAACTGTTTACATCGACGGAAGGGTTGTATATAGCGATTTACTCGAAGTTCCTTTTGAATATACGCCCAACTGGAGGATTTATACCTTGAAATCGAGTGACAAGACAAGTGACGTTGTTGTTTATCTTTCCGAAGGTAAGCACACAATCTCTCTTGAAGTTAATGCTTCAGTCTACGTTGATGTGCTTTATAAACTGAAATCAATAATTGATTACATAAACAAGTTAGCACTGCAGGTGAAATACATATCTGGAGGTAGTTTAGACAAGAATGTCGAATGGGAAATAAAGGAATACTTTCCAGACATAGAGAAAAGATTTAAATCATTGATAAACGAGCTGGAAATCATCAAAAAGCGTGTTGCTGATGCAAACGGAAACACATGGTGCGCAGAATATGTTTCACTAAACACAGCGCAGATGTTTTTAAAAAGACTTGCGAAAAATGTCAATAAAATACCAAACAAATTAGAAATGCTTGTAGGTAGCACAGGATCGGTACTTTCTGAGCTTTCAAATGCTTATAATGGTCTCCAGGAAATGCCTCTTACGATTGATGAAATTTACATTTACACAGGTAACAGTATAGACGGAGTTGTTAAGCCTTCGTTTTTGAAAGTATTTGTTGAAGGTTTGAAGAGATTTGTTCATTCATTCAAACCCGAGCGAAACTTAGCATCTGCAAAGGATTTTGATAATAAAAGTGTCGTTTTAAAAGTCTGGGTCAACAGACCACGCCAGTATGTGGACGTTCTGCAGCAACTTATTGATAGCGATTTTACCAGAAAGACAGGTATCTATGTTGATGTTTCTATAATGCGCGATGAGGGCAAACTCATACTTGCAAATGCAGCCAAAAAATCACCGGATATAGCACTCGGAATAAGCAACTGGATACCTTTTGAAATGGGAATACGTGGTGCAGCATATGATTTGAGACGCTTCCCTGATTTCATCAGTTTCTCAAGGAATTTCTACCCAGGCTCGCTTTTACCGTATCTCTACGAAAACCACTGTTTTGGTCTTCCAGAAACACTCGATTTTTACGTGCTTTTCTATCGAAAAGACATAGTTGACTATTTAAAGATACCTCTTCCAAAAACGTGGGATGATGTGAAATTGGTACTTCCCGAGCTTCAAAGAAACGGTCTGAATTTTTATATACCACTTTCCGGGACATCGGCTTTCAAAGCATGGATGACCACCGCTCCATTCATTATGCAGTACCATGGTAAGCTCTTTACAGACGATGGCTTGAGAACAGCGATAGACAATCCAAGTACACTAAAAGCTCTAAAAGAAATGACTGAGCTATTCACCATGTACGGCATGCCTGCTCAAGTTGCAAATTTCTTTGAAAGCTTCAGAAAAGGTGAAATCCCATTGGGCGTTTCGAATTTGAACACGTATATACAGCTTTCAATAGCTGCTCCAGAGTTGCGTGGTCTTTGGAGTATAGCTCCGTCACCAGGTGTAGAATACAACGGTGTTGTTGAGAGGTGGCAAACAGGTTCAGCACAGGCAGTAGCTATCCTTAACGACACGAAATATCCAGTCGAAGCCTGGGAATTCGTGAAGTGGTGGCTTTCTAAAGAGACGCAGATGAACTTAGTAAATAGAATTGTCAGCACTTACGGAACAGAGTTCTTGATAATACCATCGAACCGGTATGCGATAGATGGTATCCCTCTTAAAACGGAACACTTGAAGGTCGTGAAAGAACAGTTTAATTGGCTGCAAGAGGTTCCTAAAATGCCAGCGAGTTACATACTGGAACGTGAAATCAGTAACATCTGGAATAAGGTTGTACTTGAAGGTAAACCTTTAAAGGTAGCTGTTGATGATGGCGTAATTATTGTAAACAAAGAATTCGCACGCAAGTTAGAAGAATTTGGTTACTACAAAGACGGAAAGCCGGTTAAACCGTTCAAGATTTACACGCTACAAGACGTTTTAAATTGGTACAGCCAAGATCTAAATACCGGGAATTCAAAGAGGTGA
- a CDS encoding carbohydrate ABC transporter permease: MKVRKSERRWIITFLSPYIVLFAIFIIVPTILAILLSFTNFNTIQFPKFVGLKNYISLFTTDSVFMQYVLPNTIKFAVLVGPTGYFLAFILAWMLAQIPRIPRTILALIIYSPSMTVGVAMQVIWLTIFSGDKSGYLNSLLLRLGIIDQPIQWLQSPKFLFPTMVVVTLWSSMGVGFLAMLAGVLNTDPEIYEAGYIDGISKRWQEIFYITIPLMRPQMLFGAVMSVVSTFQAGYIGVMLSGSNPTPQYAGQLIVNHIEDFGFMRYEMGYAAAISVVLLIMIWISSKFVWALFLDRD, encoded by the coding sequence GTGAAGGTAAGAAAGAGTGAGCGCCGATGGATAATTACTTTTCTTTCGCCATACATAGTTCTCTTTGCAATATTTATTATTGTCCCAACTATTTTAGCCATACTTCTTTCCTTCACTAACTTCAACACAATACAGTTCCCAAAATTCGTTGGATTGAAGAACTACATTTCACTCTTCACAACGGACAGTGTCTTCATGCAGTATGTATTACCAAATACAATAAAGTTCGCGGTATTAGTAGGTCCAACCGGATATTTTCTTGCGTTCATCTTAGCTTGGATGCTTGCGCAAATTCCAAGGATACCAAGAACTATCCTTGCACTGATTATTTACTCTCCGTCAATGACCGTTGGAGTAGCGATGCAAGTAATTTGGCTCACGATATTCAGCGGAGATAAGTCTGGTTACTTGAACAGTCTTTTGTTAAGACTTGGAATAATTGATCAGCCGATCCAATGGTTACAGTCACCTAAATTCCTATTTCCAACAATGGTGGTTGTAACTTTGTGGAGTAGTATGGGAGTCGGTTTTTTGGCTATGCTTGCTGGTGTTTTAAACACGGACCCTGAAATATACGAAGCAGGATACATAGATGGAATATCAAAAAGATGGCAGGAGATATTCTATATCACCATTCCTCTCATGAGACCTCAAATGTTGTTCGGTGCCGTTATGTCAGTTGTTTCTACCTTTCAAGCAGGATACATCGGTGTCATGCTTTCCGGTTCAAATCCAACTCCACAGTATGCAGGGCAGCTTATTGTCAACCACATCGAAGACTTTGGATTCATGAGGTATGAAATGGGGTATGCTGCGGCAATCTCCGTAGTGCTTCTAATAATGATATGGATTAGTTCCAAATTTGTCTGGGCTTTGTTCCTTGATAGGGACTGA
- a CDS encoding ABC transporter substrate-binding protein produces the protein MRRFWLLGLLAVFAVLSFGKVTITYVNWNSGLEIEQAIVQEFMKLYPDIEVKIVKHEGNYEDWLIAQAAAGTLPDVIMIPNIPMALTNDWALDLTKMANADPEWKNIPAPIRNATIYNNKIYAVPAGLYFMGYFVNDDLFEKYNVKPLKFAPSWNEFLTAVKKLTIPKDGIIGLAEEVQIPEWYPAMKNLRLGWYTWDGKQYNLDDPSFIEAVNIAKQLWQGKYVYDALPEEQKKQYNAGWYGDVWNQGKIAIRWDGTWATPFYSTLPFKSRFIGVPGGRTPVVGDFFVISKTTKYPKEAFLFAKFVTYGRDGILKRLELDKKNEWSSLPLTTEKAVLDKYFSVKKLYPGLDEAYGKIGAGIIEGVKIVPGYIQSRWTAPTGIKVGNNPNANIGDVIWNAMRGDINIADYAKQLNKIANEQYQNAIRKIAIMTK, from the coding sequence ATGAGAAGATTCTGGTTGCTTGGTTTGTTGGCGGTTTTTGCGGTATTGTCGTTCGGTAAAGTCACGATTACGTACGTGAACTGGAACAGTGGACTTGAGATTGAACAAGCCATAGTTCAGGAATTTATGAAACTCTATCCGGACATTGAAGTGAAAATTGTCAAGCACGAAGGGAACTACGAGGACTGGCTAATTGCTCAAGCTGCAGCAGGCACATTACCCGATGTTATTATGATTCCAAATATCCCTATGGCTTTAACAAACGATTGGGCACTTGATTTGACAAAGATGGCAAATGCGGATCCAGAATGGAAAAACATACCTGCACCTATTAGAAATGCCACTATTTACAACAACAAGATTTACGCAGTTCCAGCAGGGTTGTACTTTATGGGCTATTTCGTAAACGACGACCTATTTGAAAAGTACAACGTCAAACCGCTCAAATTTGCTCCATCCTGGAACGAATTCTTAACAGCTGTAAAGAAGCTAACAATACCAAAAGACGGTATTATAGGACTTGCAGAAGAGGTACAGATTCCCGAATGGTACCCGGCTATGAAAAACCTCAGGCTCGGATGGTACACATGGGATGGTAAACAGTACAATCTTGATGATCCTTCATTCATCGAGGCTGTAAATATTGCGAAACAGCTCTGGCAAGGTAAATACGTCTACGATGCGCTTCCGGAAGAGCAAAAGAAACAATACAACGCCGGTTGGTACGGCGATGTATGGAACCAAGGAAAGATCGCAATTAGATGGGACGGAACATGGGCAACTCCATTCTATTCTACTCTTCCGTTCAAATCGCGGTTCATCGGTGTTCCTGGCGGAAGAACACCAGTTGTAGGCGATTTCTTTGTAATTTCTAAGACAACCAAATATCCAAAAGAAGCGTTCCTCTTTGCAAAATTTGTAACGTACGGAAGAGATGGTATTTTAAAGAGACTTGAACTCGACAAGAAGAATGAGTGGTCATCCTTACCTTTAACAACTGAAAAGGCTGTACTTGACAAATACTTCTCAGTTAAGAAGTTGTACCCGGGCCTTGACGAAGCTTATGGAAAGATTGGTGCTGGTATTATCGAAGGTGTAAAGATAGTCCCAGGTTACATTCAGTCAAGATGGACTGCACCAACAGGTATTAAGGTTGGAAACAATCCAAATGCTAACATTGGCGATGTTATTTGGAATGCGATGAGAGGAGATATTAACATCGCAGACTACGCAAAGCAGTTGAACAAAATTGCGAACGAACAGTATCAGAACGCCATTAGGAAGATAGCCATTATGACAAAGTAA
- a CDS encoding GH36-type glycosyl hydrolase domain-containing protein, protein MKLFESKYGYFTSDGKEYVITNPRTPRPWVNVISNGDYSIIASHTGSGYSWRGNAGQNRITRLYQDLIKDNWGKYVYIRDTESGKFWSAGWKPVMAEYQSYEVVHGIGYTVYRHKVDDIYSEMKVFVSIDAPIEFMYIIVRNDANKTRKLDLTTYFEWVLGNFPDEHREFHKLFFDPTFKNNTIFVKKYLGQFPDEKGRWNNTSWDHIAFHSVSLATKSFTCDKESFIGMYGDERNPIAMKLEKLDNKCDRFGDACSSLQVEITLNPGEEKKVVFTIGAAKIGEEDPNLLAEKYTNVEIAEQEFEKVRKFWMDLLERELVETPDDGLNIMTNYWAKYQAISGRIWAKSGYYQVSAGYGFRDQLQDSQIFFSLRPELAKKQILLHAEHQFQEGDVLHWWFTIRGGGPRTHCSDDLLWLPFIIQEYIKETMDYSILDEVVPYVDGGKGTIYEHCKKAIEKAFKRFSPRGLPLIGENDWNDGMNAVGTDWKGESIWLAHFMYLLLKEFIPLMELKGDSKFAAKCKDVLEVLRDSVNKYAWDGEWFIRATKDDGEKLGSKENEEGFIFLNAQTWAVISDITDEERKRKAMESVKKYLLKDFGALLLYPAYTKPRSDIGYITRYAPGLRENGGVYTHAATWAVWAFALMRDVEAMYKAYKGICPPYRSFDIDNYWAEPYVTCGNSDGPISPHYGRGGWTWYTGSAQWLHRVATHWILGIRPNYGYLDIDPVIPADWDGFTYKRFFGDTLYTVVVKNPNKVSNGVKEIVFDGQKVQRVPILSDGRSHTVEVTLG, encoded by the coding sequence ATGAAACTTTTTGAAAGTAAGTACGGCTATTTTACTTCTGATGGCAAAGAATATGTGATAACAAATCCAAGAACCCCAAGACCATGGGTTAATGTGATAAGTAACGGTGATTATTCGATAATTGCTTCACACACTGGGAGCGGATATTCTTGGAGAGGTAATGCAGGGCAAAACAGGATTACAAGACTATATCAAGACCTCATCAAAGACAATTGGGGCAAGTATGTCTATATCAGGGATACTGAATCAGGGAAATTCTGGTCAGCAGGTTGGAAACCTGTGATGGCAGAGTATCAATCATACGAGGTTGTTCATGGAATTGGTTACACCGTCTATAGACATAAGGTTGATGATATTTACTCAGAGATGAAGGTCTTTGTAAGTATCGATGCACCCATAGAGTTTATGTATATCATAGTAAGAAACGATGCTAATAAAACGAGAAAACTCGATTTAACCACTTATTTTGAATGGGTTTTAGGAAACTTCCCGGATGAGCACAGAGAATTTCACAAGCTCTTTTTTGACCCGACTTTTAAAAACAACACAATATTTGTGAAAAAGTACCTGGGACAGTTTCCCGATGAGAAAGGACGCTGGAATAACACAAGCTGGGATCACATCGCGTTTCATAGCGTAAGTCTTGCTACTAAATCATTTACCTGCGATAAGGAATCCTTTATTGGAATGTACGGAGATGAAAGAAATCCGATTGCGATGAAACTCGAGAAACTTGACAATAAATGTGACAGGTTTGGCGATGCGTGTTCTTCCCTCCAAGTTGAAATTACGTTAAATCCAGGCGAAGAAAAGAAAGTAGTTTTTACCATAGGTGCGGCAAAGATTGGGGAAGAAGATCCCAACTTGCTTGCTGAAAAATACACCAACGTTGAGATTGCGGAGCAGGAATTTGAAAAGGTTCGTAAGTTCTGGATGGACTTACTTGAAAGAGAACTGGTTGAAACCCCCGATGATGGTCTGAACATAATGACCAATTATTGGGCAAAGTATCAAGCGATATCTGGCAGAATATGGGCAAAGTCTGGGTACTATCAGGTATCTGCTGGTTATGGTTTCAGGGACCAGCTACAGGATTCTCAGATCTTCTTCAGTTTAAGACCTGAACTTGCAAAGAAACAAATTTTGCTGCACGCGGAACACCAGTTCCAAGAAGGTGATGTACTACATTGGTGGTTTACTATCAGAGGTGGTGGCCCAAGAACTCACTGTTCCGATGATTTGTTGTGGTTACCTTTTATCATTCAAGAGTACATAAAGGAAACAATGGATTATTCCATACTCGATGAAGTTGTACCTTACGTTGACGGTGGAAAAGGTACGATATACGAACACTGCAAAAAAGCGATAGAAAAAGCCTTTAAGAGGTTTTCACCAAGGGGACTACCACTGATTGGAGAAAACGATTGGAACGATGGTATGAACGCTGTCGGTACCGATTGGAAAGGGGAAAGCATCTGGCTAGCGCACTTCATGTATCTACTACTTAAAGAATTCATTCCTCTGATGGAACTAAAAGGAGATTCCAAGTTTGCGGCTAAGTGTAAAGATGTGTTGGAGGTTCTAAGAGATTCTGTAAATAAATATGCATGGGATGGAGAGTGGTTTATAAGAGCAACGAAAGATGACGGGGAGAAATTAGGATCGAAAGAAAACGAAGAGGGTTTCATCTTCCTTAATGCTCAAACCTGGGCTGTGATAAGTGATATTACCGATGAGGAACGAAAGAGAAAAGCGATGGAATCAGTGAAAAAATACCTTCTTAAAGATTTTGGAGCTCTGCTTTTGTATCCTGCTTACACTAAGCCAAGGAGTGACATAGGTTACATAACAAGATATGCACCTGGTTTGAGGGAAAATGGAGGAGTTTACACACACGCTGCAACATGGGCTGTTTGGGCTTTTGCTCTTATGCGAGATGTTGAAGCAATGTACAAAGCCTACAAAGGAATTTGTCCACCGTACAGAAGTTTCGACATAGACAATTACTGGGCTGAGCCGTACGTGACTTGTGGTAATTCTGACGGTCCAATATCCCCACATTATGGCCGTGGCGGTTGGACGTGGTATACAGGTTCTGCACAGTGGTTGCACCGCGTAGCGACGCATTGGATTCTTGGTATAAGACCTAATTATGGTTATCTCGATATAGATCCGGTTATACCAGCTGATTGGGACGGATTTACTTATAAGAGATTTTTCGGTGATACGCTTTACACCGTTGTTGTCAAGAATCCGAACAAAGTAAGTAATGGTGTAAAGGAGATTGTTTTCGACGGTCAGAAAGTTCAGAGGGTCCCAATTCTTTCCGACGGTAGGTCACACACGGTTGAGGTTACGTTGGGATAA
- a CDS encoding carbohydrate ABC transporter permease, whose amino-acid sequence MAFKGTKINPERFDKSQLKFYAVLIPFAVFMSIPLIFIFSNAFKPYNELFAFPPRIFVRHPTLQNFKSLFNAMTQSGVPVSRYLFNSILISLSIVVLSIFVSTAAGYVLSKKNFKYKKLLFEINTLALMFVPTAVSIPRYIIIAKLGLVDNFLAHILPMLAMPVGLFLVKQFIDQIPDSLIEAAKIDGANDWFIYLKIILPLTKPAVATVAILAFQSAWNSTEASLIYINNESLKNFAYYMSTLSGNAGTVAGAGIAAAAAAIMFLPNLIIFIFTQSKVMNTMAHSGIK is encoded by the coding sequence ATGGCTTTCAAGGGTACGAAAATCAATCCAGAAAGGTTTGATAAGAGTCAGTTGAAATTCTACGCAGTTCTCATTCCTTTTGCTGTTTTTATGTCTATACCTCTCATATTCATATTTTCAAATGCTTTCAAACCTTACAACGAGTTATTTGCTTTTCCACCAAGGATATTCGTAAGACACCCGACACTGCAGAATTTCAAATCCCTTTTCAACGCTATGACTCAGTCCGGAGTTCCGGTGAGCAGGTATCTGTTCAACAGCATTCTTATATCTCTTAGTATTGTCGTGTTATCGATATTTGTCAGTACTGCGGCGGGATACGTGCTTTCGAAGAAGAATTTCAAGTATAAAAAATTGCTTTTCGAGATAAACACTTTAGCACTTATGTTTGTTCCAACAGCAGTTTCTATTCCCAGGTACATAATCATCGCAAAACTTGGTTTGGTTGACAATTTCTTAGCGCACATATTACCTATGCTTGCAATGCCTGTTGGTTTGTTCTTAGTTAAGCAATTTATTGATCAGATACCTGATTCGCTAATAGAAGCGGCAAAGATAGATGGAGCTAACGATTGGTTTATATACCTGAAGATAATACTACCACTTACCAAACCTGCTGTTGCAACTGTTGCGATACTTGCGTTCCAAAGCGCATGGAATTCAACGGAAGCTTCCTTAATTTACATAAATAACGAAAGTTTAAAAAATTTTGCATACTACATGTCTACACTGAGCGGTAATGCTGGAACAGTTGCTGGTGCAGGAATAGCTGCAGCTGCGGCTGCTATAATGTTTCTGCCAAACTTGATTATTTTCATCTTCACACAAAGCAAAGTCATGAACACCATGGCACATTCCGGTATCAAATGA